The Vespula vulgaris chromosome 12, iyVesVulg1.1, whole genome shotgun sequence genome window below encodes:
- the LOC127067950 gene encoding protein sprint-like isoform X4 has protein sequence MLITKYTTILLQSTNQHIIRSDVFLEPYLQQHGTVQVVSSPSTPPPNPLQHHQLAQLHHGQSEESLSSEGSATSGGSSGTTEDSGSEVACDITLIERLIRSHPIWFLPGIQRAGAFHLLQGKEEGNFVVRQSSQSDTMALSVRLPAGKGPYIEHYLIQANKGKLSLETSENRFDNIPSLIAHYSQCCDELPVQLTLPRAMREAKNRQQLSSLALLGQEFWRYPMANPKPPESSSSNTSSLSSFHGCNNNHNNNNNNGGTPTTESIVLNLAPISSHDTQNSSPTNTGTTSTFASSLPRQPRPTPPNTLNLTTFNEPLDIKKDQHEVMSPCEKLSQKLISPNLVQSVRCPSPIVHNVESNVLSPTQDTKGNFESMRNILETPKTTIVEFSRSSKFTSIGTSTSNFHQNISNFNNPSCTNSPIIAEGQIVGQNVKTPPPPPPRWAKPGLSQNQSNFTVTTTVTFNVNQTNDINVSQQNTPTEANTSLLSPQSATSNKSLTSNFSIKSPLSPTMPVLSPTSKLVSNVGSKTPNVLSPTTPSSTSKSKRRRDREARKNSQHYQESDILDSYYRSSPGDKISDYEDIWNTTDQSNHSTWSPNDRLARNEPPGNAQDRLRNSNDRLIGQERLLSPIERCPNQREDRLMGNKQLIVRNERFILRNDKSVINEKLGYKEVTSPEFSSFKPVPEMKNIEQVSPEETGMGRRPDLLSRVCSANSLNSPNAITPPRNKLGLILAKSESNSPLTPESKQGSPFYAEPADAIAQSAAIIPRRRSKNNPATNKYRHSEPGWLQTPIGNNSNQLHPIDWEETEETEDKTPLISSSVDNLAKRLGTREVKKIPRAKPVQPPKIRVKVFNDTSWAVDSSWEFIGNEGDDCEPDYDCDADYDGENVARKFPDEECDKDIVRNTLTVQSIILQRYPELLKPPDTSESVYSDRNSSYDNVEKRNEREDTPESRKDQTYDPSEWETMLDTDESDVERIKRNKSFKERLDPLLSPPRLQALRNRDVSGTGSTIRSYALQLAADKTTTFSQNIDNFIQCTKEGKEASPHVVMRNMRQFMSGMKNYLVKHGEREFEKEVEKERLKLKPNEFLNLDAILEGVMMGLVVRPLREHVYRLFVDHYASNGSLQTLAESIQHAQGKHVQDLGVRPKIIPPSESSLERILKYLERLQKADSPLDKLENLLAAISAIFNSVKHANSGRHVTLGADDLLPLLVWVLVRGKVVDAEVEAEYMWGLLHPSLLTGEGGYYLTTLSSAVHVLKTFKSSHGTMSTLNGCGTPDCSSVLRILVPDELHGSLNTRTLPVRPNMNTRDICRILAHKIRCTNPQDYGLFKLVQGEETLLGDHECPQELSHCLFAYKRIDAKIAWPKTSS, from the exons AAGCGATGTCTTCTTGGAACCGTATCTGCAGCAGCACGGGACAGTTCAAGTTGTCAGCTCGCCGAGCACGCCACCACCGAATCCGCTCCAGCATCATCAGCTTGCACAGCTACATCATGGGcag AGCGAAGAGTCGCTTTCTTCGGAAGGCTCGGCCACCTCGGGGGGATCTTCAGGCACCACAGAAGATTCTGGCAGCGAGGTGGCATGTGACATAACGCTGATCGAAAGGCTCATACGATCTCATCCGATTTGGTTCCTCCCGGGTATTCAAAGGGCTGGCGCTTTCCACTTGTTGCAAGGGAAGGAGGAAGGG AACTTCGTAGTCCGACAATCAAGTCAAAGCGACACGATGGCCCTTTCGGTGAGATTACCGGCCGGGAAGGGACCTTACATCGAGCACTACCTGATCCAAGCCAACAAGGGGAAGTTGAGCTTGGAAACAAGCGAGAACAGGTTCGACAACATCCCCTCACTGATAGCTCATTATTCCCAGTGCTG TGATGAATTGCCAGTGCAATTGACGCTACCGAGAGCAATGCGAGAGGCCAAGAATAGGCAACAACTTTCGTCACTAGCACTTTTGGGTCAAGAATTTTGGAGATATCCGATGGCGAATCCAAAACCACCGGAAAGCAGTAGTAGTAACACATCGAGCTTAAGCAGTTTCCATGGTT GTAACAACAatcataataacaataataacaacggtGGTACTCCGACGACAGAAAGCATCGTTCTTAATCTCGCACCTATTTCTTCTCACGATACAC AAAATTCATCGCCAACAAACACAGGGACGACGTCGACGTTTGCTTCATCTTTACCACGACAACCAAGACCAACGCCACCAAATACGCTTAATCTGACGACTTTTAACGAGCCACTGGATATAAAGAAAGACCAGCACGAAGTCATGTCTCCGTGTGAGAAACTCTCGCAAAAATTGATCTCACCGAACTTGGTGCAAAGCGTACGTTGCCCATCGCCCATAGTTCACAACGTCGAGAGCAACGTTCTTAGTCCCACTCAGGATACTAAGGGAAACTTCGAGAGCATGAGAAATATCCTTGAAACACCGAAGACGACGATCGTCGAGTTTTCCAGAAGTAGCAAGTTTACCTCGATCGGCACGTCGACATCGAATTTCCATCAAAATATTTCCAACTTCAATAATCCCTCGTGCACAAATTCACCTATCATTGCTGAAGGTCAGATCGTTGGGCAGAATGTTAAAActccaccgccaccaccaccgaGATGGGCAAAACCTGGATTAAGTCAGAATCAAAGTAATTTCACCGTAACCACAACCGTTACGTTTAATGTCAATCAAACTAACGACATTAACGTGTCACAG CAAAACACACCAACGGAAGCGAACACGTCATTATTGAGTCCGCAAAGCGCAACATCCAACAAATCTCTCACGTCGAACTTTTCCATAAAATCACCTCTTTCGCCAACGATGCCAGTGCTATCACCCACGTCGAAACTAGTCTCCAATGTTGGTAGCAAAACACCAAACGTTCTCTCGCCCACGACACCGTCTAGCACAAGCAAGTCAAAACGACGACGTGATCGCGAAGCTAGAAAGAATTCCCAGCATTATCAAGAATCTGATATTCTTGATTCGTATTACCGCAGCTCACCAGGTGATAAGATCTCGGACTACGAGGATATCTGGAACACAACCGATCAATCGAATCACTCTACTTGGTCACCGAACGATAGACTCGCACGTAACGAGCCACCCGGTAATGCTCAGGATCGTTTAAGAAATTCCAACGATCGACTGATCGGCCAAGAGAGATTACTCAGTCCGATCGAGAGATGTCCCAATCAGAGAGAAGACAGGTTGATGGGGAATAAGCAACTGATCGTAAGAAACGAGAGGTTTATTTTGAGAAATGACAAGTCGGTTATAAATGAGAAACTTGGTTACAAGGAGGTCACTAGTCCAGAATTCAGTAGTTTCAAACCCGTtcctgaaatgaaaaatatcgaacagGTATCACCTGAAGAAACGGGGATGGGAAGAAGACCTGATCTACTCTCTAGAGTTT GTAGTGCCAATTCGCTGAACAGTCCTAATGCAATCACACCGCCAAGAAATAAATTAGGATTGATACTCGCCAAGTCGGAAAGCAACAGTCCTCTGACACCTGAATCGAAACAAGGTAGTCCATTTTACGCGGAGCCAGCTGACGCGATCGCTCAAAGCGCAGCGATTATACCAAGGAGACGATCGAAGAACAATCCGGcaacaaataaatatcgtcATAGCGAACCAGGCTGGTTACAAACACCGATTGGCAATAATTCGAATCAATTGCATCCTATTGACTGGGAGGAGACGGAAGAGACGGAGGATAAAACACCATTGATATCATCGTCCGTCGACAATTTAGCTAAACGCCTTGGCACGAGGGAAGTGAAAAAAATTCCTCGGGCAAAACCCGTGCAACCACCAAAAATTAGAGTCAAGGTATTCAACGATACATCCTGGGCCGTGGATTCAAGTTGGGAATTTATCG gAAACGAAGGAGATGATTGTGAGCCAGATTACGACTGTGATGCAGATTACGATGGAGAAAATGTTGCGAGAAAATTTCCAGACGAGGAGTGCGATAAAGATATTGTAAGAAATACTTTGACCGTTCAGAGTATCATTCTGCAACG GTACCCAGAATTGTTAAAACCACCGGATACGTCAGAGTCGGTATATAGCGACAGGAACTCCTCGTACGATAATGTCGAAAAgaggaatgaaagagaagacaCGCCGGAATCGAGAAAGGATCAAACCTATGACCCATCCGAATGGGAAACTATGTTGGATACAGACGAGAGCGATGTAGAGAGAATCAAGAGAAACAAAAGCTTCAAGGAAAGACTGGATCCTCTCCTGT cACCACCGCGATTACAAGCTCTAAGGAATCGCGATGTGAGTGGTACTGGTTCAACAATAAGATCGTACGCCCTTCAATTAGCAGCCGACAAAACAACCACATTCTCCCAAAATATCGACAATTTCATTCAATGCACGAAGGAAGGCAAGGAAGCGAGCCCTCATGTGGTCATGAGGAACATGCGACAATTTATGTCGGGAATGAAGAATTATTTGGTGAAGCATGGGGAAAGAGAGTTCGAAAAGGaagtcgagaaagagagattaaagCTAAAACCGAACGAATTTTTGAATCTTGATGCTATTCTGGAAGGTGTGATGATGGGTCTCGTTGTACGGCCACTCAGAGAGCATGTTTATAGGCTCTTCGTTGATCATTATGCTAGCAACGGCTCTCTTCAAACACTCGCTGAAAGTATTCAACATGCCCAGGGTAAACACGTTCAAGATCTCGGTGTTCGA CCAAAAATTATACCTCCGTCGGAATCAAGTCTGGAACGTATATTGAAGTACCTCGAGCGATTACAGAAAGCAGATTCCCCATTGGATAAGTTGGAGAATTTATTAGCTGCAATATCTGCAATATTTAACTct gtAAAACATGCCAATTCCGGAAGGCATGTGACACTAGGCGCAGACGATCTTTTACCTCTTCTCGTCTGGGTATTGGTTCGTGGTAAGGTCGTTGATGCCGAAGTTGAAGCCGAGTATATGTGGGGCCTCCtccatccttctcttcttacTGGAGAAGGTGGTTATTACTTGACGACGCTCTCTAGTGCGGTGCACGTGTTGAAGACTTTTAAATCCAGTCACGGAACAATGTCCACATTAAAC GGCTGTGGAACGCCAGACTGTTCTTCCGTTCTACGTATTCTTGTACCAGATGAATTGCATGGTTCTTTGAATACTAGAACGTTACCAGTGCGGCCGAATATGAATACCAGAGATATTTGTCGCATTCTTGCACACAAAATAAGATGCACCAACCCTCAGGATTATGGTCTTTTCAAATTGGTGCAAGGAGAAG aaACGCTGTTAGGCGATCATGAATGCCCGCAAGAGCTCTCTCACTGCCTTTTTGCCTATAAACGAATCGATGCGAAGATAGCCTGGCCGAAAACCAGTTCTTGA